TTGTTGATGAGGAGCTCGGGGGCCACGTGCTTTCCCAATGCCGTAGTGGACGGGCGAGATGTAGTCGGGCTGGTGGCGTGGTGGGACGAGTCCCCAAAATGGCTCCCGTAGAATGGAGGGGGGCTCATGGGGCCTCCGGGGGCCCGGTAGCCACCCGGATTCAAAGTGGTTTTGTTTAGGTCCTGTGAGGAATACGAGAGGAAATATTAGgagaaaatatgtttgttttgaaataagattttttatttttgtaacaaaaatatgcaaatatgcTAATACAAGTTAGCATGTTCTGGCTAAAATGCcttgatgatttatttatttgttatttagtGGAAAATTGTTGGAAATATTGACATGCATGGCATTGTTTTTGTGAGAGAACTATTCTTATTAAAAACGATTACCTTCCTTATTTGCATATGGTCACGAAACAGCAATTATTGCACAATGGCGGAATTGTGATATAATTGATATCGTTGGTCAAATGTTCTCATGTGTTGTACGGTTCATTGTTGTATGATTCATTGACTTTGATAGATATGATGTCCTCTAGATGTTTTTCCTCTAATATAGCAATTATCATAACATGGTATCATAAAATGTATCGTATTGTTTTCGCAAgacaaatgttttataaatatatataaaaaatatatttcgtaatatatagataaaaaaaacattttccttcTTTAGTGACATAGAAATGAGATATTGTAGATAAACTGCCATAAAAGGTGAATAATCTGCAAATTAATGTCGACCCAAAACAGTTTCTAATTGCctgtagatgccacaagatggcagcaaagtacatttttattcCTACTAGACAAGGCTATGGCCAGACTAAATTAAGCTCCTCTTCTCAATTCAACATAGTTGAAAAACTAGAGCACTAttgatatggattttttttttttttttttttttaggctgatgcaaaataccatatttggtcaaataaaattctgataacacaatataatatataacGAATAAAATAACTGACAAAAATTATGAATTATTGGCAGAACATTTGACTATTTTTTGGGTTGCTGGGATGtttaaatgtcttctttttttttgttttatgttgtgttcatgtgtaaaaaaaaataaaataatgaacgaAATAGCTCATTggtattttttaacaattaaaatCTCAGCTTGTATGGTATCATAGAACTTGTGACAAAAACACCTTGTAAGTAGTGGAACATTCCGTTTTGAATTCTGATGTTAAAATGTACCAAATACTGCCGTTGATCAATCAACTTACAATATTAATCTGAGCGAACGATGCGTCGCTattcagctctttcttcagctCCTCGTAGGACTTCCCCGCCTGTTAACAAATTCCAAGTGAGCCAACTACCAAcatgtcgttttttatttttttttggctccatgATGACATTTCTCGTTGACTCACGCTCCACTTGTGGGGGTCCCAAGCGTTAAACCATCCGGTGAACGTGGGGGGCTCGAAGCCCTGTTTGATGGAGATGAGGGGCGTGTCCTGGTCACGGCCCGCCGGGTGGGTGCGCAAGTACTCGCGGGCGCAGTTCCACGCCTCCTtggtctctgattggttggcgGAGTTTCCCACCCACAGGAATATCTGAGGAGATTCATATTGTTTTGAACAATACATCACGTCCAATGATGTCATCTGTGGCTGGTCACCTCCTCCCAGGTGTCCAGCAGCATGACGTCCTCCTCGTCCAGGTCGCTCTGCGCAAAGTCGGCCACCTCGGTCATCCGAAATTGACCCGTCTGATTGGAGCATTCAAACAGGCGAGGGCTGTGAAGAGGCTCCTCCCTCTGGAGACTGGAAGAAATATGGTTGTGATGCAattgtgattttctttttcttttttccaaaagGTGTTCAGAAGCTTATATACAAATGTGTGAATGTATTGCTCCCTCAACAACAACTCCCTCAGGCAACAAAAGTGACTAtacccctaagtgaaaatgcCGCAATTGAGCAAAGTTAGCCTTTTTTCTTGCCTGTGTGTTTACCTTTTGTCATTGGCATAGGAGGACTTCCCCCCGAGGGCTACCCAGAATTCAGCAGGTTCCTGACCCTCCATCACCACCTGCTTATCCTGCTTGGAGAGCACATCAGAAATGGCTTTGCCCATCACCCTCTCGTCGCCGTTGCAGCCCTGGATACAGAAAGACgcaacattgaaatcaaatcaTGTTGGTTGATGAAAAAACGACGTCGGCGTAACGCTGCTGACCTTTCCGTACCACAGGTAGCACGAGTGGTCGGTCTTGAGCAGGAAGACATCGTTGCTATTGAGGGACGACGCCCTGGCCTGAACTTCGGTGGCTTTGGTGTTTAGCTCATTGGTACCCCGAACCTGGAAGAGTCTGGCTCCGCCCACGGGGCTGACAACGCCGGGTCGACCGGTACCACCCTACacaatagtatttattttatcaacTGTGGTTGGGGGGAGGCATCCATTAGGAGTGATTTGAGTGACACATTTTTGGAACAAATTGGATGTATGGATAAACCCGAGGAGGAAGAACATGTAAATATTACGCAGGATGATCTGGGACAATATTGGAACCTACAGCCTCTTGAataggtggcaaaaaaaaataaaaataaaataaaaaactattccaccactttattgtaatttattttaattttattttttgtttaatttatatgcatacaatttttaattacttgtagattatatttttttatttaaaatttcgatatttttcattttattttattatatttatgttttatttttgcttacttaaaaaaatacttaatattttttcttttttcagctattgttttttatattgcaatattttctgtatttgtatttattaatttattatttttttatatttgtctgttttatttattaaaaagtaCTTGTTAATTATTTTTACGTACTGTTTTGcttgtatatttttaatttacaatattttacaaatttagatttattttatcatatttcttactttttttttattatgtttttgtcttattgatttaaaaagtacttggttattttattatattttatttttttaggggttTTTTAGATTGTGTAGTCTCCATTTTTCCATttcatattattttattgtattgtattcatCAATTCATTTGACTTTCATTTCTTAAAgagatttacatttttaaagtattttgttaaatatgattaacatgatgatgatgattagtattattttaattattactattatcaatTTCATTGAATTTGCTTAATGaactttttaattacatttattttcattaaattgtaatcattttagcattttttttataataaataaaaatgttaacatttaattCATACAATTATTATGTAGAAGTGATCTAGTAGTGGTAGATGAAATGATTCaacgaagcatttttttttgttacttttcacTGCTGCCAAAAATGAATTCCGGGgagataaggcgcacctcaaaGATGATCAGTCTTCCTTTGAAAATAGCCAGGAAATGCCGGGGCTCCTTTCCCATGACCACTCGGACCTGCACGGGGGCCCCGTTGTACTTGCCGTCCAAGTTCACGGCCTGATAGGCGCAAGCCGTCACCTCGTCTTTGGTGGCGTGACGTCCCTGCCGGGTCACAAATAACTTCAGTGCAACcaacaaaaaacagtattttgtatttgatgtaaaaacaaaccaaacctgCCACATGTAGAGAATGTGCTGCTCCCGGTTTGAAACGCGATACGTGTACATCACCAGGTAACAGTCCCCGCCGTAGAACTGTCCGTACGTCCTCGGGTTGACCTCCGCCAGCTCCAAATTCTCGATGCGCCACACCTGACCATCATATGCGTGAATTATTTCTAACCGATCACATTGAATTGAAATTTTCTTCCACCTTGACGTCTCCCGACGCGTCGTCCACCATGCGCTGCTGCGCCGCCAGCTCGGGACGGGCGTGCAGCTCCATCACGTCAAACTTCACTTGGTCCACCTTTGCTGGAGGGCACAACGAATTGGGTAAACATCTTATGTCAAGTATCACCTCCACTATCTTTGACATttaggggagaccggggctagttgtatcactttttatacttttatatattgcTTGGAATCAATatatcatatataaacaaaggCCAAAGTtttgggtaatttttttttgtattcatgttattttcatactttgtgtcagtgagcgttataagccatcaaatagagggagtgaacatgtgacatgttgccccaccaatgggtaagttgtcacactatatggggtaagttgtcacactatatggggtaagttgtcacactatatggggtaagttgtcacactatatggggtaagttgtcacactatatggggtaagatgtcacattggattttgcaactaataaaacaaggacaaaatgttttgctttgttttttcgtttgcttttccagccagagaaattgtttatcattgatcttgaaaatttacaatagtcattgagcaaacgttaacataaaatattataaaatacattatagtccttaggaactgctggcatataggtcatagctctcagcctcaaatgcCTGATTTGCTTCTCTTATACTGGAAATtttgagattaaattgaatttcaaaaaataaagcaatggatggatggttcattatgAAAGTTAAATCAGTCCTGACATATGAGCAGACTGCAGTTATaacaactggaaaatccatttttaaacaatgaaacaaaacctagcAAACTAAATTCCTCACTCTTCAGACTCAGACAATTCTGGCATACGTAAACAGAGTTGACAgaagtgcatttttcattggcccattctttgcatatgtgacaacaaaccccaaaatgactgagacaagttgccccaaactatcatgttggctaatacttagttagcttaaaacagagcagtgactgaggcatgacaagatgtctgaatctctcctctaatGAGTCCACATATTTGGCTGCTAGAATTTGCCTTCATATGacgcctgtttaaaaaaaatatgaagttgaaaattgttactttgggttgtgcaaaacacataactggcactcatgtcagctcacaatgtgctattctcttctcagacGGTACACGACCCCTGACCATTTATTcgaagaaaactagtattccactttttcattgcgccctctggtggagaaaaaaattgcaatgtgacaacctacccgtgatacaactagctCCGGTCTCCCCTACCTATTTTGCCAACAGTGTGGGTGGTGCCCAAGCCCTGCGTTTGATTCTTGTCCCTCCACTCCTTGAACAGATGCTTGAACATGGCCGACTCGCCGCCCTCGCACATCACTTCCACACTGGTGCTCGCCGGGTAGTTCTTGGCCTTGATGTAACCCTGATACAAAGCCAGAACAAACACAAGCTTtatgattatatttttttttatgaatgattAACATTCGGCGCACACGTCACTCACCACCGCCCGGTTCAGAGCGCCCCGCCTTTCTTCCTTGGAGGCGTGTTTTCCTTTCCACACCATCACACTGGAGCCGCCGTTGTCCAAGATGTAGCAGTCCTGGAAGATagataaaatgaaatataaacaCGAGCAACCAGactagaatttatttttttttttttttttatagagttTTTACAGAGGACTTAAGGAGGTCTTGGGTGAGAGGCTGCGTGGCCACTTCTTGAACCACCAGATTGCCACTGACGTCATAAACACTGAGGAAAAGCAGTATCAATAGCAGTAGTGTTAggaagtaaaacaaaataaaaacaatacaacaGTCCTTACTGATAGAGCCTGACGGCGGCGTTGAGCGGCCGGCGCGAGTCGTCGTCGGGGACGGCGGCCTTGATGGCGCCGCTCCTCTGGCCCAGCGCCGCCGTCATGCTTTTCATCAACTCTGGCGAGTCGCGCTCGTCCGCGCCCTCCACCACGCCGATCTGAGCACGGCCGCCTCGCTCGCGGTCACGGATGTCCTGAGCCAGCAAGGTGGCCTgggaaacattaaaaaaaaaaaaaaaaaagtttgtctaaacatgttaaattgacattttgttatttattattttctattaCAATATATTAGATTGTTGGTATGACAGAATAAAATGGATGTGGCAAATAGtttgaaattatatatatatatatatatatatatatatatatatatatatatatatatatatatatatatataagtacagTGTAAATAGAAAACACtaatataaagtaaaaaaaataacattgatgAAGCACAAATTAGAATACATAATTACACATGTTATATTAGaataatgtatacatttgttttgggttttgcttttttttttcatttagaaaaaaaacttggGGGGCTTAGACATGATAGAgaaaaatacccccccccccaaaaaaaaaatgaatgtttgggatttttaataaaatgatgcaataaaatatttttttaaacaacaaaataatacaaactaaaatgaatttgtaatatttattttatttttttaatttaaatatatggGGAACATGTTTTAACAAAAcctaataattaaataaaatctatttaagaaaaattagtcacatataaatataaatgtattttttaaaagattttttctaataaaaataaaaggaaaagcatcttttaaattttgatgGGCTTTACCATTTTGGTGCAATTTtaagttttaattaaatattttgtatttgatcATTAAAAATGCAGGTAATATAAAGAACGTATacatatattgaaaaaataaaacatggaacataaa
This genomic window from Festucalex cinctus isolate MCC-2025b chromosome 20, RoL_Fcin_1.0, whole genome shotgun sequence contains:
- the vill gene encoding villin-1; this encodes MMNEANKDAFRSVNRKAGLQIWTINKLQMVPVPAHSFGNFFEGDCYIVLHMSKNLGAADIHYWIGNTSSQDEQGAAAVYVTQLDEHLGGAPVQHREVQGYESPRFRSYFKNGVIYKKGGVASGFDQVDTNTYNVLRLLHVKGRKHVTATEVDAAWSSFNTGDIFLLDMGKVIVQWNGEKSNRREKLKATLLAQDIRDRERGGRAQIGVVEGADERDSPELMKSMTAALGQRSGAIKAAVPDDDSRRPLNAAVRLYHVYDVSGNLVVQEVATQPLTQDLLKSSDCYILDNGGSSVMVWKGKHASKEERRGALNRAVGYIKAKNYPASTSVEVMCEGGESAMFKHLFKEWRDKNQTQGLGTTHTVGKIAKVDQVKFDVMELHARPELAAQQRMVDDASGDVKVWRIENLELAEVNPRTYGQFYGGDCYLVMYTYRVSNREQHILYMWQGRHATKDEVTACAYQAVNLDGKYNGAPVQVRVVMGKEPRHFLAIFKGRLIIFEGGTGRPGVVSPVGGARLFQVRGTNELNTKATEVQARASSLNSNDVFLLKTDHSCYLWYGKGCNGDERVMGKAISDVLSKQDKQVVMEGQEPAEFWVALGGKSSYANDKSLQREEPLHSPRLFECSNQTGQFRMTEVADFAQSDLDEEDVMLLDTWEEIFLWVGNSANQSETKEAWNCAREYLRTHPAGRDQDTPLISIKQGFEPPTFTGWFNAWDPHKWSAGKSYEELKKELNSDASFAQINIDLNKTTLNPGGYRAPGGPMSPPPFYGSHFGDSSHHATSPTTSRPSTTALGKHVAPELLINKSASELPPGVDPCYKENFLSDADFETLLGVDRLEFQRLAMWRQKELKKKAGLF